The genomic region GCCATCCTCCTCGTTGCGAAGAAAGACCGCAAGACGCGCATCGAGGTGGGCCGCGGCCTCGAGGGAAAGCTTACAGACCTGACGGCAGGACGCATCGTTCAGCTCGTCATCAACCCGCAGTTCAAGAGGGGCGATTTTGACGGCGGTTTTTCCTCGGGTGTCCGCGCCATGATAGATGCGACGCGTGGCGAGTTCAAGGCCGACGCGGGAAGACCCCGGTCGGTTCAGAGGGGCGGCCTGGGATCGGCGCTGCCCTTTCTCGTCTTCGGCGCCATCTTCCTTCTCGTGCTGGGAAGGATCTCACGCATCCTGGGCGGCGGCGCCGGGCTGATAGGTTTCTCTGCCATGGGGTTCCTGCTGGGGTTCTCTCTTGTGACGGTGGTGCTCCTCGGTGTCCTCGGTCTTGTGCTCGGCATTTTCCTTCCCTTTCTTTTCGGGGGACCCTTCCGGGGCGGGGGAGGCTTCGGTCCCGGTGGATACTGGACGGGTGGTGGATCTTCGGGCGGAGGAGGTTTTGACATCGGCGGTGGCTTCTCGGGCGGCGGGGGAGATTTCGGCGGCGGCGGCGCGTCGGGGGACTGGTGATGAAGAAGGCCCTCAATTTCTTTACTCATGCGGAGAAGGAAAGGATCCGCGAGGCAACGTCGCTCGCGGAATCGAAGACCCTGGGCGAGATAGCCGTCATGGTTGTTGATGCTTCGAGCCGTTACCGCGAGGCCGAAGTGCTCGGCGCCGTCACCTTCGGGAACGTTGCCGCCTTCCTCATCGCCGAGTTCTTTCTCCACGGGTCCCTCTTGTGGTACATCCCTCTCACCTTCGTCTTCTTCCCTCCCTTTTGGTTCATGATGAAGAGAACGCCTTACCTCAAGGCGCTTTTCAGCGGTACGGGACGCCGCGAAAGGGCCGTACGGGACAGGGCAGTCAGGGCTTTCTACGAGAAGGGCCTCTACCGGACAAAGGGTAACACGGGGGTTCTTTTCTTTATCTCTCTCCTCG from Syntrophorhabdus sp. harbors:
- a CDS encoding TPM domain-containing protein, whose amino-acid sequence is MKESPAGNDRHGRSAREGLLRGLVVPLVFCFVAFWATCIQALEVPALKGRVNDHAGMMSPGVRAQLERELEDFERSDSTQIVILTIDSLEGESLEEFSMKVAETWKIGQKGKDNGAILLVAKKDRKTRIEVGRGLEGKLTDLTAGRIVQLVINPQFKRGDFDGGFSSGVRAMIDATRGEFKADAGRPRSVQRGGLGSALPFLVFGAIFLLVLGRISRILGGGAGLIGFSAMGFLLGFSLVTVVLLGVLGLVLGIFLPFLFGGPFRGGGGFGPGGYWTGGGSSGGGGFDIGGGFSGGGGDFGGGGASGDW